A section of the Gloeobacter violaceus PCC 7421 genome encodes:
- a CDS encoding NUDIX hydrolase has product MRRAFSVSVFLCREYRLLLIRHKRLGSWLPVGGEVNPGETPLEAALREVREETGIEALFVRLGDDNDIDGAPPGLLGYEEHHAGSKGVHLNFAFVAFLHDGAIIRPNHEFDEFRWVNLDELVGLRDGNHTPLNVAQLGFKALRRVRTLGLR; this is encoded by the coding sequence ATGCGGCGGGCATTTTCGGTGAGCGTGTTTTTGTGCCGTGAGTACCGTCTACTGCTTATTCGCCACAAGCGCCTGGGTTCCTGGTTGCCGGTGGGCGGCGAGGTGAATCCGGGTGAGACCCCCCTGGAGGCGGCCCTCCGCGAGGTGCGCGAGGAAACTGGTATAGAAGCGCTGTTTGTGCGTCTCGGGGACGACAACGACATCGACGGCGCACCGCCGGGTTTGCTCGGTTACGAGGAGCACCACGCCGGCAGCAAGGGCGTGCACCTCAATTTTGCGTTTGTCGCCTTTTTGCACGACGGGGCGATTATCCGGCCCAACCACGAGTTTGACGAGTTTCGCTGGGTGAATCTTGACGAGCTTGTCGGGTTGCGCGATGGGAATCACACGCCGCTCAACGTCGCCCAGCTGGGATTTAAGGCGCTGCGGCGGGTGCGCACCCTTGGGTTGCGCTGA
- a CDS encoding tetratricopeptide repeat protein translates to MRLYLLPLVLSLLVGIGPGAFAQPAITAGEFIQRGIERASRNDIRGMNENFEQALRLEPKAYQVYVQRGYARSMVKDYKGAVEDQTMALRLKPDSAEAYTNRGTSRYRLGDRKGARADWQKALEIFRQKGADEQAEQVAAVLRQYK, encoded by the coding sequence ATGCGTCTTTACTTGCTGCCACTCGTTTTGAGCTTGCTGGTCGGGATCGGTCCCGGTGCTTTTGCCCAACCCGCCATTACAGCCGGCGAATTTATCCAGCGCGGTATCGAGCGCGCCAGCCGCAACGACATACGCGGCATGAACGAAAATTTTGAACAGGCCCTGCGCCTGGAGCCCAAAGCCTATCAGGTCTATGTCCAGCGCGGTTACGCCCGCTCGATGGTCAAAGATTATAAAGGGGCCGTCGAGGATCAAACCATGGCGTTGCGCCTCAAGCCGGACAGCGCCGAAGCGTACACCAACCGGGGCACCTCCCGCTATCGCCTGGGCGATCGCAAGGGCGCGCGCGCCGACTGGCAAAAGGCACTCGAAATCTTCCGCCAAAAAGGAGCGGACGAGCAGGCCGAGCAGGTTGCAGCTGTGCTTAGACAGTACAAGTAG
- a CDS encoding carotenoid oxygenase family protein: protein MEVKERTNPAWAGAIAQPGREFAPAPLAVLEGSLPVGLRGSLYRNGPGRLERGGVRVGHWFDGDGAILAVHFGGGEAQGVYRYVQTAGLQAEERAGRYLYPNYGMSAPGAIWERWGKPVKNAANTSVLALPDRLLALWEGGLPHALDLHTLQTRGLDALGGLGPSGSYSAHPKRDPRTGEIYNFGVGIGPAAVLHLYRSDATGRVIQKGKIALEGIPLVHDFVLAGRYLVFCVPPVRINPLPVLLGLASFSEAMAWQPDKGTAIYIVDRETLQLVGRAEAPAWFQWHFANGHEAGGELVIALCRYADFATNRYLQEFAGGRTQTASPSQLWQLRLDAATGRVRGFEPLLERPCEFPTVDPRSVGLQSRHIYLGLHRVGSQVGSDFFQVLARFDCDSGQAVETQLGDGRYPSEPLFVADADEPERGWVLSVIYDAGLHRSELWIFDADALDAPPVCRLALPEVIPHSFHGTWRPVP, encoded by the coding sequence ATGGAAGTCAAAGAGCGCACCAACCCGGCTTGGGCGGGGGCAATCGCCCAACCCGGCCGCGAATTTGCCCCCGCACCGCTGGCGGTGCTCGAAGGGAGCTTGCCTGTCGGATTGCGCGGCTCGCTCTACCGCAACGGGCCGGGGCGTCTGGAGCGTGGCGGTGTGCGGGTCGGTCACTGGTTTGACGGCGACGGCGCCATCCTGGCGGTGCACTTCGGCGGGGGCGAAGCGCAGGGCGTCTATCGCTACGTGCAGACCGCGGGCCTGCAGGCCGAGGAGCGCGCGGGCCGCTATCTCTATCCCAACTACGGCATGAGTGCCCCCGGAGCGATCTGGGAGCGCTGGGGCAAACCGGTCAAAAACGCCGCCAACACCAGTGTCCTCGCTCTGCCGGATCGGCTGCTCGCCCTCTGGGAAGGGGGGCTTCCCCACGCCCTCGACCTGCACACGCTCCAGACGCGCGGCCTCGACGCGCTGGGCGGCCTCGGCCCGAGCGGCAGCTACTCCGCCCACCCCAAGCGCGACCCGCGCACGGGCGAAATCTACAACTTCGGCGTCGGCATCGGGCCTGCCGCCGTGCTGCACCTCTACCGCAGCGACGCCACCGGCCGGGTGATCCAAAAAGGCAAAATCGCCCTAGAGGGCATCCCGCTGGTGCACGATTTTGTGCTCGCGGGCCGCTATCTGGTCTTTTGCGTGCCGCCGGTGCGCATCAACCCGCTGCCGGTGCTGTTGGGTCTTGCCAGTTTCAGCGAGGCGATGGCCTGGCAACCCGACAAGGGCACCGCCATCTATATCGTCGACCGCGAGACACTCCAGTTGGTCGGCCGCGCCGAAGCGCCCGCCTGGTTCCAGTGGCACTTTGCCAACGGCCACGAGGCCGGGGGCGAACTGGTGATCGCATTGTGCCGGTACGCAGATTTTGCCACCAATCGCTATCTGCAAGAATTTGCCGGCGGCCGGACCCAGACCGCTTCGCCCTCGCAGTTGTGGCAGCTTCGCCTGGATGCGGCAACCGGCAGAGTACGAGGATTTGAACCACTGCTGGAACGGCCCTGCGAATTTCCGACCGTCGATCCGCGCAGTGTCGGCCTGCAAAGCCGGCACATTTATCTGGGCTTGCACCGTGTCGGTTCTCAGGTGGGCAGCGACTTCTTCCAGGTGCTGGCCAGATTCGATTGCGACAGCGGCCAGGCGGTGGAAACCCAGTTGGGCGACGGGCGCTATCCGTCTGAGCCGCTATTTGTAGCGGACGCCGACGAACCGGAGCGCGGCTGGGTGTTGAGCGTCATCTACGACGCGGGTCTCCACCGCAGCGAACTGTGGATCTTCGATGCGGACGCCCTCGATGCCCCGCCGGTCTGTCGCCTCGCCCTGCCGGAGGTGATTCCCCACAGCTTCCACGGCACCTGGCGACCGGTACCTTGA
- a CDS encoding TIGR03279 family radical SAM protein, whose product MENARVKPAVVSAVRPGSIAEELGFEPGDRLVSINGTAPRDLIDYQFLCAEQSLALTVLDREGHSHSLEVEKDLDEDLGLEFATALFDNLIQCNNGCAFCFIDQQPDFMRDTLRLKDDDYRLSFLYGSYLTLTNLPPAEWERIARLRLSPLFVSVHATEPDLRARLLKNPRAGFILEQLAWFKTHGLQLHAQVVLCPGLNDGEHLERTLTDLARFHDLESPTVLSAAVVPVGLTRFRPEGDELTAVTPEVARRIIRQVHRLQKDFRRSLGSRFAWLADEWYLLAAEKLPGRAHYEGYPQLGNGVGSLRRFLDEFGRLERRLPASIAPARRYSWVVGTAVADCFAPVAERLNRIDGLELTMHALPSLFWGQQITVTGLLTGGDLLAGLAHKDLGDALILPGLMLKEGRMFLDDLSVEEFTARLGVAVRVVAGGAGALVDALTRPPVASDFES is encoded by the coding sequence ATGGAAAATGCCCGCGTCAAACCCGCCGTCGTCAGCGCCGTCAGGCCCGGATCGATTGCCGAAGAACTCGGCTTCGAGCCGGGGGATCGGCTGGTGAGCATCAACGGTACCGCTCCGCGCGACTTGATTGACTACCAGTTTTTGTGCGCCGAGCAGAGCCTTGCCCTCACCGTCCTCGACCGCGAAGGGCACAGCCATAGCCTCGAAGTCGAAAAAGATCTCGACGAAGATCTGGGCCTTGAATTTGCAACGGCATTGTTTGATAACCTCATCCAGTGCAACAACGGCTGCGCCTTTTGCTTTATCGACCAGCAGCCCGACTTCATGCGCGACACGCTGCGCCTCAAAGACGACGATTATCGGTTGAGTTTTTTGTACGGCTCGTACCTGACTCTCACCAATTTGCCCCCCGCCGAGTGGGAGCGCATCGCCCGGCTGCGGCTGTCGCCTTTGTTCGTCTCGGTGCACGCCACCGAGCCGGACCTGCGCGCCCGCCTGCTCAAAAACCCGCGCGCCGGATTCATCCTGGAGCAACTCGCCTGGTTCAAGACCCACGGGTTGCAACTGCACGCCCAGGTGGTACTCTGCCCGGGGCTCAACGATGGGGAGCACCTGGAGCGCACCCTCACCGACCTGGCCCGCTTCCACGATCTCGAATCGCCGACGGTGCTCTCCGCCGCCGTGGTGCCGGTCGGGCTGACCCGCTTCCGGCCGGAGGGCGACGAACTCACCGCGGTCACCCCGGAGGTGGCCCGCCGGATCATCCGTCAGGTGCACCGATTGCAAAAAGACTTCCGTCGTAGCCTCGGCAGCCGCTTCGCGTGGCTCGCCGACGAGTGGTACTTGCTGGCCGCAGAGAAGCTCCCGGGCCGCGCCCACTACGAAGGCTATCCGCAACTGGGCAACGGCGTGGGGTCGCTCAGACGCTTTTTAGACGAATTTGGCCGCCTCGAACGCCGCTTGCCTGCATCGATCGCCCCCGCCCGTCGCTATAGCTGGGTGGTCGGTACGGCCGTAGCCGACTGCTTCGCTCCTGTTGCAGAACGTCTCAATCGCATCGATGGGTTGGAACTGACCATGCACGCCCTGCCGAGCCTCTTCTGGGGACAACAAATTACCGTCACCGGCCTGTTGACCGGTGGCGATCTGCTCGCGGGCCTAGCCCACAAAGACCTGGGCGACGCGTTAATCTTGCCCGGTCTCATGCTCAAGGAGGGCCGGATGTTTCTCGATGATCTGAGCGTAGAAGAATTTACCGCTCGCCTCGGTGTTGCGGTTCGGGTGGTGGCGGGCGGGGCCGGCGCGCTGGTCGATGCGCTTACTCGGCCGCCTGTTGCATCCGATTTTGAATCCTGA
- a CDS encoding alpha/beta fold hydrolase, whose translation MRTVMIIHGTADCAANWRPWAEPLEKCGWRAVAVDLPGYGPQALPEADCSVGACAEYLIGAVERCQPTALLGHSLGANVAIELALRRIAPLARLLLVCPAVDIPPLTRHFYDWFVEAPLEALYRQRTWLNPWLASYPRLATANRTAPASIRRTWQSLKTWPFPDWRQLTLPTAIVGGLWDPIAPPLALEALRRRLPDARLTLLPCRHLPMDDTPVAFGRWLVRSLSDT comes from the coding sequence GATCATCCACGGGACGGCGGACTGTGCGGCCAACTGGCGGCCCTGGGCCGAACCGCTCGAAAAATGCGGCTGGCGGGCTGTCGCCGTCGATTTGCCGGGCTACGGCCCGCAGGCCCTCCCGGAGGCCGACTGTTCGGTGGGAGCCTGCGCCGAATACCTGATCGGGGCTGTGGAGCGTTGTCAGCCGACGGCTCTACTCGGCCATTCCCTGGGAGCCAATGTCGCCATCGAACTGGCGCTGCGCCGCATCGCACCGCTCGCGCGGTTGCTGCTCGTCTGCCCGGCCGTGGACATTCCGCCCCTCACCCGTCACTTCTACGACTGGTTCGTCGAAGCGCCCCTCGAAGCACTCTACCGGCAGCGCACTTGGCTCAATCCCTGGCTGGCGTCCTACCCGCGTCTGGCCACCGCCAACCGCACCGCCCCCGCGAGCATCCGCCGCACCTGGCAGTCGCTCAAAACCTGGCCATTCCCCGACTGGCGGCAACTGACCCTCCCCACGGCGATCGTGGGCGGGCTGTGGGACCCAATCGCTCCCCCCCTCGCCCTCGAAGCGCTCCGTCGCCGGTTGCCCGACGCGCGGCTGACTTTGTTGCCCTGCCGCCACCTGCCCATGGACGATACCCCCGTCGCCTTCGGGCGCTGGCTGGTGCGCAGCTTGTCAGATACGTAA